Within Sphingobium aromaticiconvertens, the genomic segment GCGATGTTGCAACTGCCCTTCGCGCCGACGGACGCACAACTTCGGTCGATGCGGGAGATTGAGGGCGACATGGCGCAGGCGACGCCGATGCTGCGGTTGTTGCAGGGCGATGTCGGGTCGGGGAAGACTTTGGTGGCGCTGATGGCGTTGCTGAATGCCGTGGAGGCGGGCGCGCAGGGCGCGTTGCTGGCACCAACCGAGATATTGGCGCGGCAACATTATGAGACGCTGCGGAAGATGGCGGCGGGCCTGCCGGTCACTATCGCGATTCTGACGGGGCGAGAGAAGGGCAAGGTGCGCGAATCGACGCTGATGGGGCTGGCCGATGGCAGCATCGACATTCTCGTCGGCACCCATGCGATCTTTCAGGAGGCAGTGCGCTATCGCAATCTGGCGCTGGCGGTGATCGACGAGCAGCATCGGTTCGGCGTAGCGCAGCGGATGATGCTGGCGGCCAAGGCGCAAAGCACGCCGCATCTGCTGGTGATGACCGCGACGCCGATCCCGCGCACGCTGACGCTGACCTATTATGGCGAGATGGAGGTGTCGCGGCTGGACGAGATGCCGCCGGGGCGCCAGCCGATCAACACCGTCGTCATGGCCGCCAGTCGGTTGGACGAGGTGGTGGAGGCGCTGGCCCGCCATGTCGGCGACGGGGGGCAGGCCTATTGGGTGTGCCCGCTGGTCGAGGAAAGCGAGAAGAGCGATCAGGCAGCGGCGGAAGCGCGCGCGGAATCGCTGCAAATGCGCTTCGGGAATAAGGTCGGGCTGGTTCATGGCCGGATGAAAGGGCCAGAGAAGGACGCTGCGATGGAGGCCTTTGCCACTGACCGCACCAAGATACTGGTCGCGACCACGGTGATCGAGGTGGGCGTGGACGTGCCCAACGCCAGCCTGATCATCATCGAGGGCGCGGATCGCTTTGGTCTGGCCCAGTTGCACCAGTTGCGCGGCCGGGTAGGGCGTGGGGACAAGCCATCGGTCTGCCTGCTGCTGCGCGGCAATGCTTTGAGCGAGACGTCGCGCGCCCGGCTGGCGCTGATGCGGGAGACGAATGACGGGTTTCGGATTGCCGAAGAGGATCTGAAACTACGCGGGGCAGGCGAACTGCTGGGCACGCGCCAGTCGGGCGAGGCGCAGTTGCGGCTGGCGACCCCGGAGCATATCGCGGCGTTGATCGATATGGCGCGCGACGATGCCCGCCTGCTGGTCGATCGCGATGGCGGTCTGTCGCAGGCGCGGGGCGAGGCGGCCCGGACCTGCCTCTATCTGTTCGAGCGGGATGCGGCGGTCGGCCTGCTGCGGAGCGGCTAAACCCAACGACTTTGCGGAGCGGCTGATCGCCCGATCGGCACGGTTGCCCGGAAAATGCTGCGTGTGCGAAACAAAGTGCTGCTACCCTCGTTAGCGGGACATGGACCATCCCGATATCAGCCTTTCCGG encodes:
- the recG gene encoding ATP-dependent DNA helicase RecG — translated: MRPDILNPLFAEISVLKGVGPALARPLERLDLKRAVDVAFHLPVSWIDRILTDELDMADAGRVIGITLTAVDYKAGGGARAPFRVHAADAKGNIVSLIYFGKNSAWPRKLLPMGEPRFVSGKLETYGQELQMVHPDHVLPSEEAADIPAREPVYGLSEGLTNNRLRQLVRQAVERAPDLPEWIEPSLLAKKGWPGWREALARIHADPQDAIARERLAYDEIFAGQLALMLVRQAGRRRRGVPIAGDGRLRAMLQLPFAPTDAQLRSMREIEGDMAQATPMLRLLQGDVGSGKTLVALMALLNAVEAGAQGALLAPTEILARQHYETLRKMAAGLPVTIAILTGREKGKVRESTLMGLADGSIDILVGTHAIFQEAVRYRNLALAVIDEQHRFGVAQRMMLAAKAQSTPHLLVMTATPIPRTLTLTYYGEMEVSRLDEMPPGRQPINTVVMAASRLDEVVEALARHVGDGGQAYWVCPLVEESEKSDQAAAEARAESLQMRFGNKVGLVHGRMKGPEKDAAMEAFATDRTKILVATTVIEVGVDVPNASLIIIEGADRFGLAQLHQLRGRVGRGDKPSVCLLLRGNALSETSRARLALMRETNDGFRIAEEDLKLRGAGELLGTRQSGEAQLRLATPEHIAALIDMARDDARLLVDRDGGLSQARGEAARTCLYLFERDAAVGLLRSG